The segment catacagggtgtcccacctaagactggacagcgcgatatctcctaaagtattggcgctaaaaaatttaaaaaaatatgtaattgaatggttcgagagggccaatttattagccaaaacgatttattttattattattattattttaaaagatacgatggtcaagttcggtttttcaaatggaactttttttttaagacctgagttgacaagacaaattgaataagctttaatgtatacactttatttccactggtttttaagatattgcgcttgcaaaattactgattttcactggaagaaaaccctctggaatagcaaggaacggggtcggtcttactggcgccgcgggtggcattgcctgttgaaacagatacctacctgccaaaggtctgagTTAGGGATAgcaagcccaaaggctggacaattcttttccttcagaaatgctacttagacaggtacatctgcggtatcgagaagtgcaccgttacttttatttcgcacttgcttctacgctcggatggccggttcttttgggagggatgtaagttggattggttaggttaggaggagtgaaagttgctagtctaaatttcaaccatagggagcagattgtatcagaaacaatcggatttgcatccctcacaaacggctgctctcttgaagtggccctcttcacagcaatacctcctccccaaagtccaccttctctcgcacggaatacgccaacgcatgcttttgttttgatatcgaagctcgtgtttatacccctttcttcctgtgtctctccacgaggagtattgccggtggattgtaggagcgtagatgtctggatgccagttgttgaattcaggagacgatagaaacactttgttacaaaacacacatgtactctaattaaagtaaatcgtattcctcatcgggcctcttcaagagagcagccgtttgtgagggatgcaaatccgattggttctgatacaatctgcttttctgacggaaaagaattgtccagcttttgggcctgcgaaccctgtcgtagaccattggcaggtaggtatctgtttcaacaggcaatgccacccgtggcgccagtaagaccgaccccgttccttgctattccagagggttttcttccagtgaaaatcagtaattttgcaagcgcaatatcttaaaaaccagtggaaataaagtgtatacattaaagcttattcaatttgtcttgtcaactcaggtcttaaaaaaaaagttccatttgaaaaaccgaacttgaccatcgtatcttttaaaataataataaaaaaaatcgtctcggctaataaattgggcctctcgaaccattcaattacatattttttaaaaattttttatctccaataatttaggagatatcgcgctgtccagtcttaggtgagACACCCTGTACGTATACACTGTATTGTATAGGGTGATTCTGGAACTACGCCTGTCAAAGAGCCCGGCTGGCACCACGTGGCGAGGTCAAACCCCCGTGGTGCGTCACCaatttttatggctttcgacccgcgGTTGAAATACCATTAtgaagtgagaaatatccaagatttccgcatttctcatcagattttTGCGAATacaacgccaatcgattccttatgtttcgctgtTGAAACTAACACTAAGAACGACGTGATTCGGaccaatgaaggaaattccatgaaaaagtaAATTGCATAATTTCGAggcaacttcgttaaaaatacccCGATtcacatgacatttggtatgattttcattggaaaaacgtAAGGAAAccatcacttccatatcgataggATAAACAATAACAATCTggttttctgaaacaggtatgccgACCGTTAGaatagaccctttcaagtgttCGAGTCCAAGTGGGACCCTCAACGCGGTGCCTGATCCCGCTTGCGTGgtcctcccttcaaattaaagacagatcctttatctctcgagtataaacacgaatttcaaaacaaaagcatgcgtcgacgtattccgtgtgaGAAAACGTGGGCTTGAAgaccgattggtcgtaacctaaccaatctgccctgcatccctctcaaACGGCTACAGTCTTGCAGAGGCCTTCTTCatagccatgtctcctccctcaggcccaccagtataaacacgcgctcgaatttcaatacaaaagtacgcgttgacgtattccgtgcgcaGAGAAGGTGGGCCTCGGGGAGaaaatattgctgtgaagagggcctcttcaggacagtggccgtttggtaaggatgcagggcagattggttagattaggaccaatcggacttcaaggcccaccttctctcgcacggaatacgtcaacacGTGCAtacgttttgaaattcgagcgcatgTTAATACTGGAGTGATAAGagatccgtctttaatttgaagggaggacgaagcaggcgggactacgcacAGTTAGCCAACTACATACTCTTTTTCTTCCTGTGCCTCTTCGCAAGCCGTATTgatattaaatattactttttaattgctagttcccaaaagttaatcaggctgatcggccagagcatgtCGATatggtcgcggtttatgaccgcattgtcccgctagtcggcgATAGACAACATGGCTTAATTGGTTTCGCTTCGTAGCAAACGTGAACTTATGGCaccggaaaagggaaacaggaatggtatgcagtttcttctttatagcaactcgaagactttctgtttcacTTCTCTTCGGACCTTTTCCAACCGATATGTACACGTGGTGTCTGCAGTTAATCTCGAAGGGTACACTGGCAGTGAATGGAAGGAATGCGGGCTTTTATGAAAGTACTTCTACGAAgcacgtgtatttaaaaaatgtgctggcttttTTTTACTTGAAGCCTCTTAGCCTGGAgagagttaactcataatgaaacgagagaaactatttgggggtaaaggaagttgcttggaagaAATCTTGCAAGCAAATATTGtcaaatcttgttttcgcagttgcaaGGGCAAATATACGTTGATTATACAAGTTCCCGGAAGGTAACTAAAACGCCGATAATTgctgatattttttcaatgGGTTTCTTTTGAGAAAATATctgtatgtaactaattatttgctattataTACCAAAATCGATACTACtcatttggggccccaaaattttgtttcttttatatcaccaaaaattaaaagactcgatttaaaattttgcaccaaataaaaacatacaaactttgacacgtgtTTATACACAGACCAGAAGTAGCCGCCATGATACTTTTCCCTTTTTTGCGAactcatattattagtttacaagaaatataaaaaaacataataccataacttttgaatttcGACTTGTTtccctatttcttgggattctgtcccactgtggTGATGGATCACGGGGCGACCGCGGCTAGACTGCTTCTGGAAGAGTCAAGTTTTGGccaccggcgcacagtggtacataatgacatgtTTTGTTCAAAACACCCCACaggtctgggttaaaaaaaatcgacaagttttctgaaaaattacgacttgTGGGGTGATTTGACCAAAAAATGTCCTTATGTACCACTGAGCGGCGGCGAGTCGCAAACTAGGAGATTtcgttagggttgaaaaatcatttttgtggaatatctcgagaactattagagataggggaatagtgcaaatggacgaattttgtgtgtttgaacgcgaaatatgactgacccaccagattttcaaaaagtccatttgttttaataatacataaaaattgttgttttttgttaataattcttgtaaatcttcatctattttcatgcaaatttattttcttatacttcacagccgaatcgaaaatacggataaatcagaatttgtatttcctacaaattaacaaatataattattattgaagtttacttatagtaaggtgtcctcctacagggaaatgtagttctcaagttatctagaaataaaacatatctaatacgcatataatttccttttcTATACTAGATATTACTTCTAGCGTGAACAAAATTGCCATTTCGAGTACGAGGTGTCTGTAGCGCTTCGTTCTATTGCAAGCGGCGCACTGCGCCCTTAACGTGATTGGCTATCGTAATTAGTTTGAATGTATGCGAAGACCTTAAAATATAGTTAGATACATTTTGGTAAAAGTAAAATAGTATGTGCAAGTTCAATTcttgttttttcgtttataaacATATGGTGGTTCTGAAAAGGAGTAATTTACATATTAGATTTGTGCTTGCTATTATTTAGCACACTATAGGATCACACAATTGAGAACATTAATCAATTTAGACGACGTCAATTTTTAATGGATTAACAGTGGTTTTATTTCGTATGGAACATACATGTGTATGTGGCTAACTAcattttacaagatttcactTTTTCTGCTATTTTTACCACGCTGAGATATCAGTTTGTTTATACATTCttcaaattcgaaaataaaagttaaatatatCAACTTACGTACTGCTGTTTGTTTGCGATAAGTCGGTATATATTCTCTCGGTTTCTGGCTACTTCTTCAGTTGCATCCGAGTGTGTGACGAATCCACAGAAGTGACTTTGTAAGTACCATTTTTGTAATAGAAAATGATTGTCAATCCATTGAATATGATCAATTTGTTGTTAGTATCATTTCAAAGTATGTATTTGATGGAAACTCCAATAACGAGAGAGGAAATACGGTTAAAAGACTCCATTGAAAAGCTGTTGCTCGATAGTATATTTGAATTTAATGATATCGAAATATCGGAAGTAGCTTCATTAGACtttctatatcagtttaaaGAGTTGTGAAGCGGAACCTGTGGTTGTAGACGATACAGATGAAGACTGGACTGAAGAATCATATACAGGAGTTTGTTCGCAGCGTGATAAAGATGTTGACATTGAATATAAGCGGCGCGCAGTTGAATTTTGGAAAGGAGCAGAGAAAACACGAAAGCTTACTACGGTTCAACATAATTTTCAACTTGTTTCTTCTGAACGTCAAATACGACGATGggctcatcaaattgaagcaggaggaactaaaaaagaaaagttaacAAAAGTTTCCGAGTCTGTAGTAGAAACTATGAGGAAAGCTATTGGCGCTGGTTATATTTTGCATGACAGACACATTCAGCAATGGGCTCTGAACGCATACAAAGAGCAGGGTAATGACGACAACGCTTTTGAAGCTTCTAGAACGtgggtaaataattttaaaaaagcccATCGCATTGTTTCACGAAAAATAACTAAATTTGTTACAAGAAAGGCAATAAAAGACGATGTTTTGAAAGTTAAAGCTGCAGATTTTGTTAAGGAAGCGAAGCCCTTGATTGCAACGTATGGAtctcaaaatatatataattcagaTCAAAGTGGATTTCAATTACAAATACATACTGGACGGACCTTATCAGCGGAAGGCCAAAAAAAGTAGAATGTGTTGTACAATCCGTAGCATCAACATCTCATAGTTATACAATACAACGAACAATAACTGCTGATGGAAAACTGTTATCACCTCTCTTTATGGTTTTGCAAGAAGCAAGTGGACAGTTTGGAGCAGTAGTTGCAAAAAGATTATTTAAGCCGTCAAACGAATACGTAACTGCATCCAAATCTGGGAAACTCACTTCTGGTAATGTATATTTTGATGTTACCCGAATGAagcaatttttcattaataagTCAAGTCTATCTATGTATAGTTATAACGAATGTTAATCTAATATTTCAGCTCATTTCAAGACCTGGTTGGAGGAGGTATTCTTTCCTAAAACAAATGGAGCAAGTGTATTATTGCTAGATTCTTGGAGTGGACACTGCGAACAAGATGCGCATAGTGCGAAACCAGCTGGTAAAGAAATCATAATTAAGAAAATACCACAAGGTACCACGGGACGAATCCAGCCTCTGGATGTGTACGGATTTAGAGTGTGGAAAAATTACGTTAGACGCTTTTCTGACGATGTACTGTTATACAATTCCGATATTAATCTACATTTaaggaataatattattaaattacagtCACTTGTGCACAACCAATTGTCTTCACCGAGATACGCACATTTATTTCAGTATTCCTGGTATAAAAGTGGGTATATAGACGAGAAAGCAGGAGATTTTGAGAACCCTGTGTACTTCGCTTTTGACCAGGATGCACAAACGAAATGTGCACTATGCGGTGTGACAGCTGTAATTAGATGCTCGTGGTGTCAGAAATCATTTTGTTTAAAACACTTCTTTCATGAATACCATTTTTGTGATCAATATGAACCATAAGGTCTGCGATAATGTAAACACATTCATTTGAGGACGTAGCGCAACAGACACCTCGTACACGAAATGGCAATTTTGTTCACGCTAGAAGTAATATCTagtatacaaaaggaaattatttgtgtattagatatgttttatttctaaataacttgagaactacatttccctgtaggaggacaccttactataagtaaacttcaataataattatatttgttaatttgtaggaaatacaaattctaatttatccgtattttcgattcggctgtgaagtataagaaaataaatttgcatgaaaatagatgaagatttacaagaattattaacaaaaaacaacaatttttatgtattatttaaacaaatggactttttgaaaatctggtgagtcagtcatatttcgcattcaaagacacaaaattcatccattgacactattcccctatctccaATAGTtcgcgagatattccacaaaaatgatttttcaaccctaactttgaacgcagttttcacctcccaaatataaaaacggcgaaaataaaaaaacacgtgtttcttatttttcgatcgtctataacatatccaaaaatcaaaatgatcggaggcggacacctaaaatactctcatTGTTAGACCGTTCGGTTGTCCTCTTACCTTCTGATACAAGACTTTTCTTAACAAAGCTAATGGGGCTACCTGAGTCCAATACACAGCTAACCGAAATGCAGGAGTCAACGTTGCCGTCGGCAAATCGCAACTGCACTGTGCGTTCGAACTCGTTGTCCTCTTCCCACTGCACTGGCACATAATGCACCTCCGATGGGGCGGTCGTTTTCTTGCCGCATTGCCTCGCACGTTGACCAAATTTCCCAAATGTGAAGTAGGATCCCGCTTCTCGTTTCGGCTAGGGACAGTTCCCTGCATAATGGCCGAACTCGGTACAGTTGTAACAACGTATAGAATCGTTGTCACCCTTTTGCCTTGGCGGCGTCTTCATGCTCTTCCGCATCGCCGATGAGCCATCCGCTCGACCTTGTTCGCCAATGTCACCTTTTCATATAAATAATCGGCGAAATTTTCGTCAACTTGCCATAGTCTTGCTTCGAACTCATGGCGCAAGTCCATAAGATTCTGCTGTAGCCCAAATATCTTCCGTAATTCGATTAGCAACGTATTAAAATCCAACTCAACACAGTCTGTTCGGTGGTGACCACTTAAGAGGTTTACCCTTTAACTTGCTGCACACTATAGCCTGTGTGGCATACTCGTCAACGGAATATCTACTGATCATCTGTCTGACCTGTTTTTCCCAGGTGTCGATATCATGATTGGTATCGTCGTATTCGCCAATAATATCTTTTGTATCCTTCCATTTCATAAACCGTAACTGTCCTGCGATATCCACGAACATAAATTGCATTGCGTAAAGTCACCTCAATTCACGCGAATTGCACAGTCATAACTAATGGCACGCGTAACTTCCACGACCTGGGCACACTAATCCAGGGCCATTTATCCCACTTCTGATAGTGTTAGGGGTAAAAGTGATATAAATGTATATATTCTTAATTTAGTTACAACAATGGTATACAGATAACGTGTATCGCTACTCGGCTCGACGCAAACTGCCTCGACCGCAGTTCTCCCGCCTGACCGCctagcaacacttctctggcaacacTTTGCCTTGCAGCACTtgtctggcaacgctgtgccttgcaaAGCTtgtctggcaacgctgtgccttgcaaagcttatctggcaacgctgtgccttgcagcgcttgtctggcaacgctgtgtctgccgcgacgcgagcctgcTACAGTACCATTTTCATGGGGAAAATACTAAAACACAAAGAGTCGCTTCATGACATTTCCGTAAAAATACAAAGGGTACATGGTGACTCCGCACCCGTACCCACCGTTGTCCACCGTTGAAGGgcgggacaatacgatcataaaccgcgactctGATGGGACGCTCTGACCGAACAACCTGGCTAGTTTTTCGGAAACCATTGTTTGCATTAGGCTCGAATTATAATGAAATTTTACATCCGCTACGATAATGTATACCTCtcctacagcacactttgttgcaggaacgttgcagaacTGCTGCTGCATATTGTAATATTGCAGGTTGCAATGCAATTTTACTGTAACATTGTGAAAACATTGCCGTGGATTACTTCAATGGccacgtttgtgcaatgttcCTGGAATATCACGCACACATTGCGGTGCAATACACCTGGaatattatgtacatattaCGATATAGTACTTATTcgtggaatattgcgcacatatTGCGGTACAATATCTACTCATGGAATACTGCGCATATATTGCGGTGCAATACTCGTGGAATATTAGATGTctcaattactgccagtgtccctattattactacttaatttattttacttaataaaaacgtaacgtataatgAATAGTGTATAATCGATACTTTTATATTACCTATACTATTATAAAAAGCTACAGCGTTTGATTGTATGTacacaaaaatctcaaaaagtactgaaccaatcattacgaaattttaattatagcaGCCTTGAGCAATAAtaacggacataggctatgtttaatcacgtaaaatataattaatctgtgtaataatgtacataaagaagtcatgactCGGCTGGCTGCGATGGATACtacgcgacgcgaccgccaggtggcgatCGGGCCAAGCGCTTCTCGCAGGTGGAATCAGTCATGCCTAAAAGAGTGCCGGGCAGATCGTGTACCGTCACTCTCGAGTACCACCACTTTCAGATAACGGACATTTATACACTTCTCACATTAAATAAAGGATCACCTCTTGGAGCCCGAAAAATAggagttttatttttaaaaaaacagtaagagttttcctccttcagattttttttcaaatattttccattttcgagaatcctgtataagaatatcaggtatagccactTGACCGcagcgagtaccgcacggcccgaccagtcgagccggtgctgggcgacgcagtctcaactttcggcaatttttacagggcttatttaaaatgtccatatttttaaaaatttgtccaGCAAGGGGAAGGATATAACTATATTCtccctttttcagatttttaaaatcgtgctcgatgttaaaaacctgcatttgtttaaaataattacacaaaaatggttcaatttttttttgaaactgaaataattttttctctataagcaccgtaaagctcatctccatccgtttattacttccatagttataatgtattggaaaaaagttagcagttaacttcaaacagctgtaaaatcggcatttttcaaaatttcgaaaaattctttgTGGTACGTTCAAATATCActgaagactacaacatattcaaatttaagcaatttacgaaaacttactccgaaatctgtccgagttcgcatggaatgtcctaTATACAAGTTTCAGCAAAATCCCAAATGGTAATTTGTAtgtaataaaagattaaaaaggagagagtgttatacgtattcagtaaattctgttGCATCGTCCCTcagttcgaaatttaatttgtacaatgtaa is part of the Andrena cerasifolii isolate SP2316 chromosome 1, iyAndCera1_principal, whole genome shotgun sequence genome and harbors:
- the LOC143368118 gene encoding uncharacterized protein LOC143368118; translated protein: MVLQEASGQFGAVVAKRLFKPSNEYVTASKSGKLTSAHFKTWLEEVFFPKTNGASVLLLDSWSGHCEQDAHSAKPAGKEIIIKKIPQGTTGRIQPLDVYGFRVWKNYVRRFSDDVLLYNSDINLHLRNNIIKLQSLVHNQLSSPRYAHLFQYSWYKSGYIDEKAGDFENPVYFAFDQDAQTKCALCGVTAVIRCSWCQKSFCLKHFFHEYHFCDQYEP